The genomic region TATTCACTGAAAAACTAGGAGACATTATTATCTATGCTTGGGATGATAATACTATCTGTGCTTTCCACCACATTAGACTTGTGGTTACTCTCTGGACATGAGCTATGCAGCAACCTCAGCCATTGTATATTAGATAGAGAGACAGACGGAGTAATATGGACATTATTTTGTATAATCTCGGGGTTGGAAGCTGTACAGCCACGTTGTGCTCCAGCCATAGACACGCTGTAATACTGAGTGTGTGACCTATATATAAGACATGTAATGAAGCCTAATATGAGGTAACACCCTGTGCCTTGTTTACCTCCATTCCTCCAGCTGCGGGATAAAAACAGTCATTAACCTGCAGCGTCCTGGGGAGCACGCCAGCTGCGGCAACGCTCTGGAGCAAGAAAGTGGCTTCACCTATGTTCCAGAGGCCTTTATGGAGGCTGAAAGTAAGTGCCACCCGCTGATTGTTCTCATTAATTATGACACCGCGTGGAGCCGAGCCTCGTGTAAGATCCTGCACTCGCCTCCGACAATCATTCTACAAGTAATTGGAAAGAAAGCCCCACGCTGAGGTGTCACCGGGACAAAGACACTGCTTACATAATAACTTCCTCTTATGTTTACTGTAAATGGAATTATACATCtaactatcatctatctatctatctatctatctcatatctatctatctatctatctcatatctatctatctatctatctatctatctatctcatatctatctatctcatatctatctatctatctatctatctcatatctatctctctatccatctatctatctatccatctatcaatatctatctaatatctatctatcatctatctatctcatatctatctatctatctatctatctatctcatatctatctatctatctatctcatatctatctatctatctatctatctatctatctatctatctatctcatatctatctatctcatatctatctatctatctatctatctcatatctatctctctatccatctatctatctatccatctatcaatatctatctaatatctatctatcatctatctatctcatatctatctatctatctatctatctcatatctatctatctatctatctcatatctatctatctatctatctatctatctatctatctatctcatatctatctatctatctatctatctatctatctatctcatatctatctatctatctatctatctcatatctatctatctatctatctatctcattatctatctatctatctatctatctatctatctatctcctatctatctatctatctatctcatatctatctatctatctcatatctatctatctatctatctcctatctatctatctcatatctatctatctatctatctatctatctatctatctatctatctatctatctcatatctatctatctatctatctcctatctatctcatatctatctatctatctatctatctatctatctatctcctatccatccatctatcttatatttcatatctatctgctttctatctatctatatcatatatatctatctatctatcgatagaATAGTATCATTTATCTGCCTTCTctctatatatgagatagatagaaagcagatagatatgaaatataagatagatagatggataggagatagatagaaagcagatagatatgaaatataagatagatagatagatagatatgagatagatagatatgggatagagacACATTCCTTGTACAATTTTTAATGGAAGACTCTCGTCTGAATAAAAGAACTACATGTTCAAAAGATATGGAGGTTTGAATTCTGCCCCCTCCGTTCTGTCTcctggaggcagcaggaggaggagggagctgacagATGCGGTGGCTATGAGCAGCTACATGGACAACAGGGGCTCAGGTAAAGAAATTGGGTTCTAAAGACAATAGAGTCACAAGACATTCAGGGTTTGGAGATTTATGACGATGTTTCAGAAGATGAAGATTTGATTATATGTGAAtaaattaggattttttttttgttcggaAATAAATAATATAAGACCCCGTGTCCCTTATAAATGAAAATAATGATTCTGTAGATCAGTTACTGAATGACTGATGTGATGAAAAGACGGATACAATGAATTCTCCGAGACATAATCAGGACTCAAGACCCTTTTATATTCTGCTGTATTCTGTTTCTTAATTAGAGCTGAATCAGCTCCTGTTCACACCTCATACGTCGTGCGCCATTCACAATTCAGCTTTGTCATCACGATATTATATCCTAATCCACAGGTCCCAGTGCTCACTGTGCGTGTCAATTATCCTCCTGCTTCTACTCTTTCTGTCCTGTTTAAAGGTAAAGTTAAAAATATTAAAGAATATTTTTCTCTTTcagtatatttttacaattttggatGGAAAGACTATGGCGTCGCCTCCCTCACCACCATTCTGGACATGGTTAAGGTTATGTCTTTTGCCTTACAAGAAGGAAAAGTAGCTATTCATTGCCATGCTGGGCTGGGGCGGACAGGTAAGTAGATCGATAGAGTAGTCCATAGTTATAGTCCCCATAACTCCCACAAGAGTTGCCACTTAGCCATATTGAATCCCTGAAATCTACCATTAGCAtccagtatgataaaccaggggcacttattctTAGATCACagtacagtggctcagtggttagcgctACAGCCGTGCAgcgctgtggtcctgggttcaagtcccatccaggtcaacatcttgaATGTTCgttgtatgttctctctccgtgtttgcgtgggtttcctccgggtcccccgTTTTCCTCCcatgctccaaaacatactggtaggtttattagagtgtgagccccattggggactgggactgatttggcaaaactctgtgcagcgctgcggaatctgtgtgcgctatataaataaaggaattattattatagatccaggcaccgtgactgtggtaatccttttatatttcttatccatggcctccttccttctaaaattaacttttataattgTTGATGAGCCTGACCGGATTTGGGGATTGTTTCCAAAGCCCCTCCGTGatgcaggctgttacaatgtgcaagaagcacttccccctcccactatggGAGATTACGgcagacagagggagggaggaTGTGCTGAGAGTGCGAGGGGGTtaatacagtataacagcctgtaaagaacaatggggcacatttactcacctgccCCGTTGCGATCCCCGCCATGCGTTGTcccacgaggattcggatctgccaatattcactaagattgtgcgtccaatttcctgcatgtgtcgcttcctgcatgtgtggcatttttttttgttttttagaatTAGGAACCTGGCAGTACATGATATCTTAATTCTATGTTAGGAAAGTAAATCTTGAGACAGAGCTGCTGTTTTTTTAGAATAGAAGTCAGAGGCGACGTCAGTTtctcagcagggggcagcacatgaGAGATGTTACCAATCTCACGTATAAGTCACATCTATGGAGAAATAATAAGAGATCAggatatttttaaaattatttgctTGTTTATAAGAAACAATTATCTTTTCTAGCGTACATTTATTGATTTGGTAAGTGATCAGTGTGGGTGCCGCAGCTGGTATACAGCGCTGATCTCTCCAGGCACTGTACTATAGGAGCAGGAAGCATTGGTGGGTGAAGCACTCATAGAAGTAAATGGGTGGTGCACCTGTGGTCAATCGTATAAAGGGGGTCTTCCTACTCATCCTCGTGAGGGAGAATAGACCCCCATCTCAGAGGAAAGACAGTGGCTAACAATAAATGATCCCAAATTGATCCTGCaaaacagggctgtggagtcttAAGCCAAACTTCCGACTCACAACTTTAACTCCAGGACTCTGACCCCTCGGCCCTGTGTCACTGATCCTATAGCAGTTCTAAGATGAGTGCGGGCATCtatacacaggattccctgcctCATCTGAGGAATCCCCTGCAGACAGATATTAGGGCCTCTCAATGTATCAGGCGCGGCCACAGGGCACAACGACAATAGGTCCGACCGGGCGTAGGTTTTTcttgaaaacctttttttttccagtattattgttgtctgctctggggtctccactactatTGTCAGCTCTTAAGGCATTATTCGAAtgttggggtggtatttattattttctgGCCGTACTGTGGGTGTTGGTGGATCTAGGGTTCTTATTACCAATACGGCCCCTTAGAGTTGAGCAGTTGACCAAATGGCCCTTTGACCAATAAATGCCGACTCGTGGCCTTAAAACCTTCGTTCAGGAAAAGAACAATTATGTAAAaggaaattgtattatttttttataatttatcatATATTTGTCGAGTAGGAGTGTATTTTATCACGACTTCACAAAATGGTCACTGACTCAGTAAGCCCTGTGTGACACACGCGCATGTAGGTGGGGGGGAATCAGACATGTCAGACTGAGAATGGCTTTGTCAAGGAGATAATCAGTATGTCTAATCTATGGTAGGAAATCGAATGTggattgaaggggttttcccatgaactaaaggataggccctaacttactgatcagtgggggtctccgtgctgagactgaaaacaaggggtccgttgGCCGTACattaccgttctgctccattaatctctattgagctgatggaaattgcttagtgccccatcggacccctcgtttttgcgatctgtggtggtctcagcactgagatctcactgatcagcaagttaggccctatcctgtggatagggcctaactttagtttgtgggaccCCCTTTAAGTGAGTATTAATATGCTTCACTGTGCACTCCCTTCCAGCCTCATGTAAGAGTATAACTCTATTGTTGTCCTCCTTTACCTTCCAGGCGTGTTAATAGCGTGCTATCTCATATATGCCACTAGGATGACAGCGGACCAAGCCATTCTTTTTGTCCGTGCAAAGAGACACAACGCAATTCAGACCCGGGTCCAACTTGTATGTGTGCGAGAGTTCACCCAGTTCCTGATCCCGCTCCATAACGTCTTCTCCTGCTGTGATCCCAAAGCCCATTCAGTCACTTTATCCCAATACCTAATTCGACAGCAACACTTACTCCACGGTTACGAAGCCCGACATCTGAAATATGTGCCAAAAATTATTCACCTGATCTGTAAGTTATTGATAGACTTGGTGGAGAACAGGCTGGTGGTAGAGGAGCAGATACTAGATGTTCCCGACCTCTCTGCTGAAATAGAGAAGACCATGTCCCAGCTCTCCACAGAGCAACTTGATAAAGTATTAGGCGTGGACATTGGGCCGGTGGATTCGTTGACCCATTCGGTCACCACTGCTGCTTGTTACGGGGTACAAGACTCAGTATTGTCCAGCGAACAGGAGTTTGACCCTTTATGGAAGAGGAGGAACGTAGAATGTCTCCAACCCTTGTCCCATCTAAAGAAACGACTAAGTTACAGCGACTCAGACCTGAAGAAGGCAGAAATTCTTCTAGAGCAAGGTGAGACTCCTTGGACAGAACCTTCACAGATGACTTTCTTAAGCAAGTTAAATGAACACTTGAGATTAAAGCAATGCTTTGTATCTGGAGACCATGAGGATGTTCTACCTATACCCACGCCAAATCTGAAAACTTGTGTGCCCAATGCATTCTCATTCTGGAGTCAAAGTAAAGTTGGTAGCATTGATGTTCCAAGAGATGGTTCTCCACTGTTCTATAGGCGGAAATCAGCCAGGGAGATGCAAAGAAGCCGCACTTTTTCCTTAGGGTTTTCTTCACCATTAAGTGGCCAAACATCAGTAATGGACTCGGAAATCTCAGCGCCAAACATTCCTCCTCAGGACACTCCGGATTGTGGTTGTATCTCTGGAAGTAGCAGAGATCTGGAGGTTGAGAGCTCCTCTGCTGATCAGGATAGTGACACCACGTCTCGGAAAGCGACAttttaccttggttgtaacgagacGTCAGAAGTCATCCCGCAGATTGTCCTCCAGTCTGAGCTAAACCTAGAGGCCAGGAGATTGCTGGCTGCCAAGGCCCTGGCAAACCTGGACTGTGACGATGTAGAAGAGATCGCCGAAAAAGTGGTCACCTGGCAGGTACATTTTAAAATCTGTGTTTTCTATTAATATGTTTTTTATGAAcaattatgtatttttatgaattttatttttaatgataATATCTGTttggatatatttatttttaatgtgtattatcatcatatattttatttgtgtttatgtattttttgtcattttattttttttaaattatattttgttttatttatatgacttttaagtatttcatttattttaatctTATTTCATTCTATTTATGTTTATGCTTTTTTATTTATTGCATTTGTGCTTAATTTTAGATATTTTATTTATGTaagacatttttaatattttttatttgatttttttagtCATTTTATTTCTGTTTATATATTGTTAGCATTTTTACGCTTTCAATTTATCtattgtttttatgtatattattttttgttattttatttctgTTCATATTTTGGTTTtgtattttgttatttatttctatttatgtatttttgtcaCTTTTAGGCATTTTATTTGTCATTTTTCCTATTATTTATGTGTTCTAATGAAGTATTATAAGATGGTCATACTCTGAGTGTtaaggttttttaaaaataaacccATTGGTTCTTGTTACTGGATTTGGCAATGTACTATATTTCTGATTTATACATTTTGCACAAATTACGTTTGTTACAACATTTACATATAATGATCTTCATTCACCTTCCTTCAATCAGAAAGAGCTGAACTCTCGAGAAGCCGCCTGGGATCGGATTTGTGCCGAGAGAAACCCCTTTGTCCTAAGCAATTTGATGTGGTCATGGATA from Engystomops pustulosus chromosome 10, aEngPut4.maternal, whole genome shotgun sequence harbors:
- the PTPDC1 gene encoding protein tyrosine phosphatase domain-containing protein 1 isoform X2; translated protein: MEDAFVSSGRERRDSTMSYKLSAGKRRNRVAAMASGILVQNDLLCCTAANSTQQAAMSSGSGRRPTSKYTKVGERLRHVIPGHMQCSMTCGGRACKYENPTRWSDEEQAIKGLYSSWITDNILAMARPSTEILEKYNIIKQFQSCGIKTVINLQRPGEHASCGNALEQESGFTYVPEAFMEAEIYFYNFGWKDYGVASLTTILDMVKVMSFALQEGKVAIHCHAGLGRTGVLIACYLIYATRMTADQAILFVRAKRHNAIQTRVQLVCVREFTQFLIPLHNVFSCCDPKAHSVTLSQYLIRQQHLLHGYEARHLKYVPKIIHLICKLLIDLVENRLVVEEQILDVPDLSAEIEKTMSQLSTEQLDKVLGVDIGPVDSLTHSVTTAACYGVQDSVLSSEQEFDPLWKRRNVECLQPLSHLKKRLSYSDSDLKKAEILLEQGETPWTEPSQMTFLSKLNEHLRLKQCFVSGDHEDVLPIPTPNLKTCVPNAFSFWSQSKVGSIDVPRDGSPLFYRRKSAREMQRSRTFSLGFSSPLSGQTSVMDSEISAPNIPPQDTPDCGCISGSSRDLEVESSSADQDSDTTSRKATFYLGCNETSEVIPQIVLQSELNLEARRLLAAKALANLDCDDVEEIAEKVVTWQKELNSREAAWDRICAERNPFVLSNLMWSWIEQLKEPVITREGVTLLASYGSDPDSALYLLEKGQHQTILCILHCVSNLRPLPSDIEDAILTRMIIAFTMIKEDSEDSSLVYNTLRPILRHALTYIRK
- the PTPDC1 gene encoding protein tyrosine phosphatase domain-containing protein 1 isoform X3, which encodes MAAMASGILVQNDLLCCTAANSTQQAAMSSGSGRRPTSKYTKVGERLRHVIPGHMQCSMTCGGRACKYENPTRWSDEEQAIKGLYSSWITDNILAMARPSTEILEKYNIIKQFQSCGIKTVINLQRPGEHASCGNALEQESGFTYVPEAFMEAEIYFYNFGWKDYGVASLTTILDMVKVMSFALQEGKVAIHCHAGLGRTGVLIACYLIYATRMTADQAILFVRAKRHNAIQTRVQLVCVREFTQFLIPLHNVFSCCDPKAHSVTLSQYLIRQQHLLHGYEARHLKYVPKIIHLICKLLIDLVENRLVVEEQILDVPDLSAEIEKTMSQLSTEQLDKVLGVDIGPVDSLTHSVTTAACYGVQDSVLSSEQEFDPLWKRRNVECLQPLSHLKKRLSYSDSDLKKAEILLEQGETPWTEPSQMTFLSKLNEHLRLKQCFVSGDHEDVLPIPTPNLKTCVPNAFSFWSQSKVGSIDVPRDGSPLFYRRKSAREMQRSRTFSLGFSSPLSGQTSVMDSEISAPNIPPQDTPDCGCISGSSRDLEVESSSADQDSDTTSRKATFYLGCNETSEVIPQIVLQSELNLEARRLLAAKALANLDCDDVEEIAEKVVTWQKELNSREAAWDRICAERNPFVLSNLMWSWIEQLKEPVITREGVTLLASYGSDPDSALYLLEKGQHQTILCILHCVSNLRPLPSDIEDAILTRMIIAFTMIKEDSEDSSLVYNTLRPILRHALTYIRK
- the PTPDC1 gene encoding protein tyrosine phosphatase domain-containing protein 1 isoform X1 is translated as MQGPPRRLSAVNMVSNFLHGRRHSTCAATSTRLQRRRSSAIEVLSTSTHRVMVAMSSITAEDQPTTILQLKRSGRRPTSKYTKVGERLRHVIPGHMQCSMTCGGRACKYENPTRWSDEEQAIKGLYSSWITDNILAMARPSTEILEKYNIIKQFQSCGIKTVINLQRPGEHASCGNALEQESGFTYVPEAFMEAEIYFYNFGWKDYGVASLTTILDMVKVMSFALQEGKVAIHCHAGLGRTGVLIACYLIYATRMTADQAILFVRAKRHNAIQTRVQLVCVREFTQFLIPLHNVFSCCDPKAHSVTLSQYLIRQQHLLHGYEARHLKYVPKIIHLICKLLIDLVENRLVVEEQILDVPDLSAEIEKTMSQLSTEQLDKVLGVDIGPVDSLTHSVTTAACYGVQDSVLSSEQEFDPLWKRRNVECLQPLSHLKKRLSYSDSDLKKAEILLEQGETPWTEPSQMTFLSKLNEHLRLKQCFVSGDHEDVLPIPTPNLKTCVPNAFSFWSQSKVGSIDVPRDGSPLFYRRKSAREMQRSRTFSLGFSSPLSGQTSVMDSEISAPNIPPQDTPDCGCISGSSRDLEVESSSADQDSDTTSRKATFYLGCNETSEVIPQIVLQSELNLEARRLLAAKALANLDCDDVEEIAEKVVTWQKELNSREAAWDRICAERNPFVLSNLMWSWIEQLKEPVITREGVTLLASYGSDPDSALYLLEKGQHQTILCILHCVSNLRPLPSDIEDAILTRMIIAFTMIKEDSEDSSLVYNTLRPILRHALTYIRK